The following proteins are encoded in a genomic region of Catellatospora sp. TT07R-123:
- a CDS encoding pectate lyase, with protein sequence MKHGYIPGHRRARRLGTAAAGGTALLALLLAALMSLTGGVALAATLFSDNFDDGEASGWTKSGGDWSVVSDGSSVFQQGKVDSELARQFGGSTSWTNYTVSARVKPTGFSGSGRYAALGARSTGSSTRYQLALLNSGRAELQVVDGSAVTVIGGVNLAVSTGTWYTLQLTVSGSTLTGWVNGQQVGSGSSSQFASGRIVLVTSYATARFDDVVVSDAGGPAPTTAGPAPSASRTPGTSPSPAPSSNPGTVPTWPTKSGDAGLPNGTIQVSGVFDGGMKRYCCIGDGGQSESQDPMFELANGATIKNVILGSPAGDGIHCLGTCTIQNVWWEDVGEDAATFLQTNGGTSYIIGGGAKSASDKVFQHNGNGTVNISGFYVENAGKLYRACGNCTNSYQRNVVIDNVWVKSTSVVAGINTNWGDTARFTRINVYSTSTIICDKYKGAPKGSEPTHIGSGADGVNCFYNPTDIIQR encoded by the coding sequence ATGAAACACGGGTACATCCCCGGCCATCGACGGGCCAGACGGCTCGGCACGGCCGCGGCGGGCGGCACCGCGCTGCTGGCGCTGCTGCTCGCGGCCCTGATGAGCCTCACCGGCGGGGTCGCGCTGGCCGCGACCCTGTTCTCGGACAACTTCGACGACGGGGAGGCGTCGGGCTGGACCAAGTCCGGCGGCGACTGGTCGGTCGTGTCCGACGGCTCATCGGTGTTCCAGCAGGGCAAGGTCGACAGCGAGCTGGCCCGGCAGTTCGGCGGCAGCACCTCGTGGACGAACTACACCGTCAGCGCCCGGGTGAAGCCGACCGGCTTCAGCGGCTCGGGCCGGTACGCGGCACTGGGCGCCCGGTCCACCGGCTCGTCCACCCGCTACCAGCTCGCGCTGCTCAACAGCGGGCGCGCCGAACTCCAGGTGGTCGACGGCAGCGCCGTCACGGTGATCGGCGGGGTGAACCTGGCCGTCTCCACCGGCACCTGGTACACGCTCCAGCTCACCGTCAGCGGCTCCACGCTGACCGGCTGGGTCAACGGGCAGCAGGTCGGCTCGGGCAGCAGCTCGCAGTTCGCCTCGGGGCGGATCGTGCTGGTCACCTCGTACGCCACGGCCCGCTTCGACGACGTCGTGGTCTCCGACGCGGGCGGCCCCGCCCCGACCACCGCCGGTCCGGCGCCGAGCGCGTCGCGTACGCCGGGCACCTCGCCGTCCCCGGCCCCGTCGTCCAACCCGGGCACCGTCCCGACGTGGCCGACGAAGTCCGGTGACGCCGGCCTGCCCAACGGCACCATCCAGGTCAGCGGCGTGTTCGACGGCGGCATGAAACGCTACTGCTGCATCGGCGACGGCGGACAATCCGAAAGCCAAGACCCCATGTTCGAACTCGCCAACGGCGCCACCATCAAAAACGTCATCCTCGGCTCCCCCGCCGGAGACGGCATCCACTGCCTGGGCACCTGCACCATCCAAAACGTCTGGTGGGAAGACGTCGGCGAAGACGCCGCCACCTTCCTCCAGACCAACGGCGGCACCTCCTACATCATCGGCGGCGGCGCCAAATCCGCCTCCGACAAGGTGTTCCAGCACAACGGCAACGGCACCGTCAACATCAGCGGCTTCTACGTCGAAAACGCCGGCAAGCTCTACCGCGCCTGCGGCAACTGCACCAACAGCTACCAGCGCAACGTCGTCATCGACAACGTCTGGGTCAAAAGCACCAGCGTCGTAGCCGGCATCAACACCAACTGGGGCGACACCGCCCGCTTCACCCGCATCAACGTCTACAGCACCAGCACCATCATCTGCGACAAATACAAAGGCGCACCCAAGGGCAGCGAACCCACCCACATCGGCAGCGGCGCCGACGGCGTCAACTGCTTCTACAACCCCACCGACATCATCCAGCGGTAA
- a CDS encoding mannitol dehydrogenase family protein, whose product MSARLGRAALARLPEHARPLIEPGAARTGVVHFGLGAFHRAHQAVYTELAMARGGGDWAVTAIAPSSRTVLDALRAQDHLFSVVTLSADQAGAVQRPHHMRCDDTTGGVDAARTRVVGAIADSVLAAEDPQAVVALLADPGVRVVTLTVTEKAYRAEAAVPRLLIAGLAARARADAGPITLLSCDNLPSNGRTLDRLLSGMLPGDLRDWYADSVTCPSSMVDRIVPATTAQTLGLARADLGVDDLAAVAAEPFSQWVIEDRFAAGRPDWAAAGAVFTDDVTAWEHLKLRALNGVHSALAYLGALAGCEAIADALALPGAAALLRRYVATEVAASMTPPPGVDVTAYGDQARERFANHALGHRCLQVAMDGTQKLPQRVLPMLAAPDPNLTCLILAAWARFAEGTADDGTPLPLNDPLAATVRADLTTEALFGPGGVLPVPDPAHRKLIDSWRTALARHGAAALLAAEAR is encoded by the coding sequence GTGAGCGCCCGGCTCGGCCGGGCCGCGCTGGCCCGGCTGCCCGAACACGCCCGCCCGCTGATCGAGCCGGGCGCGGCCCGCACCGGCGTGGTCCACTTCGGCCTGGGCGCTTTCCACCGCGCCCACCAGGCCGTCTACACGGAACTCGCGATGGCGCGCGGCGGCGGCGACTGGGCCGTCACCGCGATCGCCCCCAGCTCCCGCACCGTCCTGGACGCCCTGCGCGCCCAGGACCACCTCTTCAGCGTCGTGACGCTCAGCGCCGACCAGGCAGGTGCAGTCCAGCGTCCACACCACATGCGGTGTGACGACACCACAGGTGGTGTGGACGCTGCACGGACCCGGGTGGTCGGGGCGATCGCGGACAGCGTGCTCGCGGCCGAGGATCCGCAGGCGGTGGTCGCGCTGCTGGCAGATCCGGGGGTACGGGTGGTGACGCTGACGGTCACCGAGAAGGCCTACCGCGCCGAGGCGGCCGTGCCGCGACTGCTGATCGCCGGGCTGGCGGCCCGCGCCCGCGCCGACGCGGGGCCGATCACACTGCTGAGCTGCGACAACCTGCCGTCCAACGGACGGACCCTGGACCGCCTGCTGAGCGGGATGCTCCCCGGCGACCTGCGCGACTGGTACGCCGACAGCGTCACGTGCCCGTCCAGCATGGTCGACCGGATCGTGCCGGCCACCACCGCGCAGACCCTCGGCCTGGCCCGCGCCGACCTCGGCGTCGACGACCTGGCCGCCGTGGCGGCCGAGCCGTTCTCGCAGTGGGTGATCGAGGACCGGTTCGCCGCCGGACGCCCCGACTGGGCGGCGGCGGGAGCCGTGTTCACGGACGACGTCACCGCCTGGGAGCACCTGAAACTGCGCGCGCTCAACGGCGTGCACAGCGCCCTGGCGTACCTGGGCGCACTGGCGGGCTGCGAGGCCATCGCCGACGCGCTGGCCCTGCCCGGCGCGGCCGCCCTGCTGCGCCGCTACGTCGCCACCGAGGTCGCGGCCTCGATGACTCCCCCACCCGGCGTCGACGTCACCGCATACGGCGACCAGGCACGGGAACGGTTCGCCAATCACGCGCTCGGGCACCGGTGCCTACAGGTGGCGATGGACGGCACGCAGAAACTCCCCCAGCGGGTGCTGCCCATGCTCGCCGCGCCCGACCCGAACCTGACCTGCCTGATCCTCGCGGCATGGGCCAGGTTCGCCGAGGGTACGGCCGACGACGGCACCCCGCTGCCGCTGAACGATCCGCTGGCCGCAACGGTCCGCGCCGACCTCACCACCGAGGCCCTGTTCGGCCCCGGCGGCGTGCTCCCGGTGCCCGACCCGGCCCACCGCAAGCTGATCGACTCCTGGCGCACCGCCCTGGCCCGCCACGGCGCCGCCGCCCTCCTCGCGGCGGAGGCCCGGTGA
- a CDS encoding Gfo/Idh/MocA family protein: protein MRAATVALVGANGHGLHHRRVLAGLAERGVARLAGLADPAPVVDAPADVPVFTDHRAMLERIRPDVVIVCTPPHTHLALARDVLRAGADLLLEKPPVLDRDEHDALVAARDGTRRAVQIGFQALASPALTRLRAAVAAGALGAVRQVSVVGAWQRDDAYWGRSAWSGRRVLGGRPTLDGALANPFAHAVMQALAVVDAEPTGVEVSWLRVRPIEVEDTATLRVTLAGGVRVLVAVTLAGEEFVDGDLTVYGSHGRAELTFRDDLLRLPGGPAEPVPGRITLLENLIEHRRAGVPLLAPPERTAGFTAVVEALRTAPAPVEVAGAAVSVDGGTRVLRGVNGALRRCAEAGALFDEVPVPWSATVRGVPANS, encoded by the coding sequence ATGCGGGCGGCGACGGTGGCGCTGGTGGGAGCCAACGGGCACGGGCTGCACCATCGGCGGGTGCTGGCGGGGCTGGCGGAGCGCGGCGTCGCGCGGCTGGCGGGTCTGGCCGATCCGGCGCCGGTGGTCGACGCCCCGGCGGACGTGCCGGTGTTCACCGACCACCGGGCGATGCTGGAGCGGATCCGGCCCGACGTGGTGATCGTGTGCACTCCCCCGCACACGCATCTCGCCCTGGCCCGCGACGTGCTGCGCGCCGGGGCGGACCTGCTGCTGGAGAAGCCGCCGGTGCTGGACCGGGACGAGCACGACGCGCTGGTCGCGGCCCGCGACGGCACCCGGCGCGCGGTGCAGATCGGGTTCCAGGCACTGGCGTCGCCCGCGCTGACCCGGCTGCGGGCGGCGGTGGCGGCGGGCGCGCTGGGCGCGGTGCGGCAGGTGTCGGTGGTCGGCGCATGGCAGCGCGACGACGCGTACTGGGGGCGCTCGGCGTGGTCGGGGCGGCGCGTGCTCGGCGGGCGGCCGACGCTCGACGGGGCGCTGGCCAACCCGTTCGCGCACGCGGTGATGCAGGCCCTGGCCGTGGTCGACGCGGAACCGACCGGGGTGGAGGTGTCCTGGCTGCGGGTGCGCCCGATCGAGGTCGAGGACACGGCCACGCTGCGGGTCACCCTCGCCGGCGGGGTGCGGGTGCTGGTCGCGGTGACGCTGGCGGGTGAGGAGTTCGTCGACGGCGACCTCACCGTGTACGGCAGCCACGGCCGGGCGGAACTGACCTTCCGCGACGACCTGCTGCGGCTGCCCGGCGGCCCGGCCGAACCGGTGCCGGGCCGGATCACCCTGCTGGAGAACCTGATCGAGCACCGGCGGGCGGGGGTGCCCCTGCTGGCACCACCGGAGCGCACCGCCGGTTTCACCGCCGTCGTCGAGGCGCTGCGCACCGCCCCGGCGCCGGTCGAGGTGGCCGGAGCTGCCGTATCGGTCGACGGCGGCACCCGCGTCCTGCGCGGCGTCAACGGCGCGCTGCGCCGCTGCGCGGAGGCGGGCGCCCTTTTCGACGAGGTTCCGGTGCCGTGGTCTGCAACAGTCCGGGGTGTTCCTGCAAACAGTTGA
- a CDS encoding polysaccharide lyase family 1 protein: MRMRMTAAVAVLAVLLPAPAAAAAPGTSGAPGPLTLRTARQALAAGDGWGAAGTGTTGGAAADEAHVFVVHDRDGLAAALAGAEPKIVFVAGTIDGLTGADGTAVTCADLADPGYTLDSYLAAYDPAVWGRATDPAGPIEQARVRSVATQRARTELRVGPNTTVFGLPGATLRHLTLMIDTAPNVIVRNLTLLDAADCFPRWRPTDGAEGNWNSEYDLVSVRRSTNVWIDHNTFSDGDNPDSTQPVYFGRPWQVHDGALDVTHTSDLVTVSANVFTRHDKTMLIGSSDTVGPDVGKLRVTVRHNVFDGVGQRAPRVRFGQVDVYNNTFSVREPYDYSVGLGIQSAVYLEDNFFDLRDGITADKVLKDWKGTAVTELGSWVRAGNGLGGPVSLLAAYNGAHDPDFGPDAGWTPALRAHRPAPAALVPLLTLFSGAGRIVP; the protein is encoded by the coding sequence ATGCGAATGCGAATGACAGCCGCGGTCGCGGTGCTGGCGGTGCTGCTGCCGGCGCCCGCCGCGGCCGCCGCGCCGGGCACCTCGGGCGCCCCGGGCCCGCTGACCCTGCGGACGGCCCGGCAGGCGCTGGCCGCCGGGGACGGCTGGGGCGCGGCGGGGACGGGCACCACCGGCGGAGCGGCGGCGGACGAGGCGCACGTCTTCGTCGTACACGATCGGGACGGGCTGGCGGCGGCACTGGCCGGCGCCGAGCCGAAGATCGTGTTCGTGGCCGGGACCATCGACGGCCTGACCGGCGCCGACGGCACCGCCGTGACCTGCGCCGACCTGGCCGACCCGGGCTACACCCTGGACAGCTACCTCGCCGCGTACGACCCCGCCGTCTGGGGCCGCGCCACCGACCCGGCCGGGCCGATCGAGCAGGCCCGGGTGCGCTCGGTGGCCACCCAGCGGGCCCGCACCGAGCTGCGCGTCGGCCCCAACACGACCGTGTTCGGCCTGCCCGGCGCCACCCTGCGCCACCTCACCCTGATGATCGACACCGCGCCGAACGTGATCGTGCGCAACCTGACCCTGCTCGACGCCGCCGACTGCTTCCCGCGCTGGCGCCCCACCGACGGCGCCGAGGGCAACTGGAACAGCGAGTACGACCTGGTCTCGGTGCGCCGCTCCACCAACGTGTGGATCGACCACAACACGTTCAGCGACGGCGACAACCCCGACTCCACCCAGCCGGTCTACTTCGGCCGCCCGTGGCAGGTCCACGACGGCGCCCTGGACGTCACGCACACCTCCGACCTGGTCACCGTATCGGCCAACGTGTTCACCCGGCACGACAAGACCATGCTGATCGGCTCCTCCGACACGGTCGGCCCCGACGTCGGCAAGCTGCGGGTGACGGTGCGCCACAACGTGTTCGACGGCGTCGGCCAGCGCGCCCCGCGCGTGCGGTTCGGCCAGGTCGACGTCTACAACAACACGTTCTCCGTCCGCGAGCCGTACGACTACAGCGTCGGCCTCGGCATCCAGTCGGCCGTGTACCTGGAGGACAACTTCTTCGACCTGCGCGACGGCATCACCGCCGACAAGGTGCTCAAGGACTGGAAGGGCACCGCGGTCACCGAACTCGGCAGCTGGGTGCGCGCCGGGAACGGCCTCGGCGGCCCGGTGAGCCTGCTCGCGGCATACAACGGCGCCCACGACCCGGACTTCGGGCCCGACGCGGGCTGGACGCCCGCGCTGCGCGCCCACCGCCCGGCCCCGGCGGCCCTGGTGCCACTGCTGACCCTGTTCTCCGGCGCCGGGCGCATCGTGCCCTGA
- a CDS encoding enolase C-terminal domain-like protein, translating into MKITEAVVHDVRFPTAAAGDGSDAINRGDYSAAYVELHTDGGPVGTGFTFTNGRGNEIACAAIRALAHHVVGRTLEEIFAEPVAFWRSLSADVQLRWLGPEKGVIHMATGALVNAVWDLRAKAEGKPMWRLLAELSPEELVASVDFHHISDAITPAEALELLRVDDGYADRLAVLERDGFPSYTTSVGWLGYPDEQVRELTRAAYAQGWRAMKMKVGGPIEDDLRRARLIRAEIGPDALLMMDANQVWDVDEAVANMAVLAEVDPYWIEEPTHADDVLGHAAVARAVAPVRVATGEVAANRVIFKQLMQAGAIQVCQVDACRVGGVNEVLSILLLAAKFGVPVCPHAGGVGLCEYVQHLSVFDYLRLGRSLDGRMVEYVDHLHEHFEDPITVIEGRYRLPRQPGYSVTLKASSIAEFSFPDGPVWR; encoded by the coding sequence ATGAAGATCACCGAAGCCGTCGTGCACGACGTACGGTTCCCCACCGCCGCCGCCGGGGACGGCTCCGACGCCATCAACCGCGGCGACTACTCGGCCGCGTACGTCGAGCTGCACACCGACGGCGGCCCGGTCGGCACCGGGTTCACCTTCACCAACGGACGCGGCAACGAGATCGCCTGCGCCGCGATCCGGGCCCTGGCGCACCACGTGGTCGGGCGGACCCTGGAGGAGATCTTCGCCGAGCCGGTGGCGTTCTGGCGGTCGCTGTCGGCCGACGTGCAGCTGCGCTGGCTGGGGCCGGAGAAGGGCGTCATCCACATGGCGACCGGCGCGCTGGTCAACGCGGTGTGGGACCTGCGCGCCAAGGCCGAGGGCAAGCCGATGTGGCGGCTGCTGGCCGAGCTGAGCCCGGAGGAGCTGGTCGCCAGCGTCGACTTCCACCACATCAGCGACGCGATCACCCCGGCGGAGGCCCTGGAGCTGCTGCGGGTCGACGACGGGTACGCCGACCGGCTGGCGGTGCTGGAGCGCGACGGGTTCCCGTCGTACACCACGTCGGTGGGGTGGCTGGGATACCCGGACGAGCAGGTGCGGGAGCTGACCCGGGCGGCGTACGCGCAGGGGTGGCGGGCGATGAAGATGAAGGTCGGCGGGCCGATCGAGGACGACCTGCGCCGGGCGCGGCTGATCCGGGCCGAGATCGGGCCGGACGCGCTGCTGATGATGGACGCGAACCAGGTGTGGGACGTGGACGAGGCGGTCGCGAACATGGCGGTGCTGGCCGAGGTCGACCCGTACTGGATCGAGGAGCCCACGCACGCCGACGACGTGCTCGGCCACGCGGCCGTGGCCAGGGCGGTCGCGCCCGTCCGCGTCGCCACGGGCGAGGTCGCGGCCAACCGGGTCATCTTCAAGCAGCTCATGCAGGCCGGGGCGATCCAGGTGTGCCAGGTGGACGCGTGCCGCGTCGGCGGCGTCAACGAGGTGCTGTCGATCCTGCTGCTGGCGGCCAAGTTCGGCGTGCCGGTCTGCCCGCACGCGGGCGGCGTCGGCCTGTGCGAGTACGTCCAGCACCTGTCGGTCTTCGACTACCTGCGCCTCGGCCGCTCGCTGGACGGCCGGATGGTGGAGTACGTCGACCACCTGCACGAGCACTTCGAGGACCCGATCACGGTCATCGAGGGCCGCTACCGGCTGCCGCGGCAGCCCGGCTACTCGGTCACGCTGAAGGCGTCGTCGATCGCGGAGTTCTCGTTCCCCGACGGGCCGGTGTGGCGGTGA